One Peptostreptococcus equinus genomic window carries:
- a CDS encoding NYN domain-containing protein, protein MKSIDKEMTRVLYKSRKILIVDGYNIINAWSKLKTISEEDLQTSREMLVNHVLEYSKIKGLEAYIIFDAYRVKNSEENIQKYHEITIVFTKENQTADSYIEKFISSLSKYDEIYVATSDYAEQQIALGKGCYRIPARELISDVSNAKEALRKKSSFKSKEYNSMNRLENKIDSSVLEKLEKIRRNK, encoded by the coding sequence ATGAAATCTATAGACAAAGAAATGACTAGGGTTTTATATAAATCTCGAAAAATTTTGATAGTAGATGGATATAATATAATAAATGCCTGGTCCAAGCTAAAGACTATATCCGAAGAAGATCTACAAACTTCAAGAGAAATGTTGGTTAATCATGTACTAGAATATTCAAAAATTAAAGGTTTAGAAGCATATATAATCTTTGATGCTTATAGGGTAAAAAACTCTGAAGAAAATATTCAAAAGTATCATGAGATTACTATTGTATTCACAAAAGAGAATCAAACTGCAGATTCATATATAGAAAAGTTTATATCATCTTTATCAAAGTATGATGAAATATATGTAGCAACTAGTGATTATGCAGAACAGCAGATAGCTTTAGGTAAGGGATGTTATAGAATACCTGCTAGAGAATTAATAAGTGATGTATCAAATGCAAAGGAAGCTTTACGTAAGAAAAGTTCTTTTAAGTCAAAAGAATATAATAGTATGAACCGTTTAGAAAATAAGATAGATAGTTCAGTTTTAGAAAAACTAGAAAAAATAAGAAGAAACAAGTAG
- the rlmB gene encoding 23S rRNA (guanosine(2251)-2'-O)-methyltransferase RlmB — protein MALIEGRNPVIEALKNNREIDKILVNKTSKEGSIKKIIGMAKDNNIVIQQVDRHKLDELSESHAHQGVIAICSEYKYYEIEDIIEQGKTKDTDSLYIILDGITDPHNLGSIIRTADAVGASAVIIPKRRSVHITPIVAKASAGAVEYMPVCKVTNIVSTINMLKENGIWVAAVDMGGQAFYQQNLRGPLALVIGAEGSGISRLVKENCDFTVSMPMSGNVSSLNASVAASIILYEIYRQRND, from the coding sequence GTGGCTCTAATAGAAGGCAGAAATCCAGTAATAGAGGCTCTAAAAAATAATAGAGAGATAGACAAAATTTTAGTAAATAAAACTTCAAAAGAAGGATCTATCAAAAAGATTATTGGAATGGCAAAAGATAATAATATTGTAATTCAACAAGTTGATAGACATAAGCTAGATGAACTATCTGAAAGTCATGCCCACCAAGGAGTAATAGCTATCTGTAGTGAATATAAATACTACGAAATAGAAGATATAATAGAGCAAGGAAAAACTAAAGATACAGATTCTCTATACATAATATTAGATGGAATTACAGATCCTCATAATTTAGGTTCTATAATAAGAACTGCAGATGCGGTAGGAGCAAGTGCGGTAATAATTCCAAAGAGAAGAAGTGTACATATAACTCCAATAGTAGCAAAAGCATCAGCAGGTGCAGTAGAGTATATGCCTGTTTGTAAAGTCACAAATATAGTAAGTACAATAAACATGTTAAAAGAAAATGGAATATGGGTAGCTGCTGTAGATATGGGTGGACAAGCATTTTATCAGCAGAACTTAAGAGGACCACTAGCACTTGTAATTGGAGCAGAAGGATCGGGTATATCTAGATTAGTAAAGGAAAACTGTGATTTTACAGTATCAATGCCAATGTCTGGAAACGTCAGCTCTTTAAATGCTTCTGTAGCAGCTAGTATTATTTTATATGAAATCTATAGACAAAGAAATGACTAG
- a CDS encoding Mini-ribonuclease 3, producing the protein MEENIKKYSQISEQELARISPLTLAYLGDTVYESYIREYLIRKNIFMKINDLHKYAIKYVNANAQSKAIKFLEIDILEEDELSIFKRGRNHKKNTAAKNASIVDYRHATGFEAVIGYIYLKGNTHRLNYIIQKSIEIIEEK; encoded by the coding sequence ATGGAAGAGAATATAAAAAAATACTCACAAATAAGTGAACAAGAGTTGGCTAGGATTTCCCCGCTAACTCTTGCTTACTTAGGAGATACAGTTTATGAATCATATATAAGAGAGTACTTGATTAGAAAAAATATATTTATGAAGATAAATGATCTTCATAAATATGCTATAAAATATGTGAATGCAAATGCCCAATCAAAGGCAATAAAATTCTTAGAGATAGATATACTAGAAGAGGATGAGTTGAGTATATTTAAAAGAGGAAGAAATCATAAGAAAAACACAGCGGCTAAAAATGCTAGTATAGTTGATTATAGGCACGCTACGGGTTTTGAGGCAGTAATTGGATATATTTATCTAAAAGGGAATACTCATAGATTAAACTATATTATTCAAAAAAGTATAGAGATAATAGAAGAAAAATAA
- the cysS gene encoding cysteine--tRNA ligase, which produces MKIYNTMTRRKEEFVPTEPGKVKMYVCGPTVYNFIHLGNARPFTVFDSLRRYFEYRGYDVTYVQNFTDVDDKIIKRSHEEGISPEEVAEKYIKEYFIDCDGLGIKRADVHPQVTDNIKQIIEFVQDLINKGYAYETNGDVLFRTRKFEEYGKLSHQNIEELELGARIDVDDKKEDPLDFVLWKAKKEGEPGWKSPWGEGRPGWHIECSVMSNRYLGDTLDIHAGGQDLQFPHHENEIAQSECRNGHQYVKYWMHNGYINVDGEKMSKSLGNFFTVRDISKKYDLGLVRFFLLSTHYRNPVNFSDTVLEQSKAGLERLTNSRDNVEFILSKLEESTIKEEEKDLIKALESYRDKFIESMDDDLNTADAISVIFELAKFMNTNVNQNSSKEFAQKNLDMFNELTGVLNIAGKSEDNDEELKTKVEELIEERTQAKKNKDFELADQIRDKLINMGISIEDTRQGVKWKRI; this is translated from the coding sequence ATGAAAATATATAATACAATGACAAGAAGAAAAGAAGAATTTGTGCCTACTGAGCCTGGAAAGGTAAAGATGTACGTTTGTGGACCAACAGTATATAACTTTATACATTTAGGCAATGCGAGACCATTTACTGTATTTGATTCACTTAGAAGATATTTTGAATACAGAGGATATGATGTAACCTATGTTCAGAACTTTACAGATGTAGATGATAAAATAATAAAGAGAAGCCATGAAGAAGGAATCTCTCCTGAAGAAGTTGCTGAAAAATATATAAAAGAATATTTTATAGATTGTGATGGTCTAGGTATAAAAAGAGCTGATGTCCATCCGCAGGTAACTGATAATATCAAGCAGATAATAGAGTTTGTACAAGATTTAATAAACAAGGGATATGCATATGAAACAAATGGTGATGTTCTATTTAGAACAAGAAAATTTGAAGAGTATGGAAAATTATCTCATCAAAACATTGAAGAATTAGAGCTTGGCGCAAGAATAGATGTAGATGATAAAAAAGAAGACCCACTAGATTTTGTATTGTGGAAGGCAAAGAAGGAAGGTGAACCAGGATGGAAGAGTCCATGGGGAGAAGGCAGACCAGGATGGCATATCGAGTGCTCAGTAATGTCTAACAGATACCTTGGTGATACCTTAGATATACATGCAGGTGGTCAAGACTTACAATTTCCACATCATGAAAATGAAATAGCTCAAAGTGAATGTAGAAATGGTCATCAATATGTAAAATATTGGATGCACAATGGTTATATAAATGTTGACGGAGAAAAGATGTCTAAATCATTAGGAAATTTTTTCACTGTAAGAGATATATCAAAGAAATATGACTTGGGTCTAGTAAGATTCTTCTTGCTTTCTACTCATTATAGAAATCCAGTTAATTTCAGTGACACCGTTTTAGAACAGTCAAAAGCAGGCCTAGAAAGACTTACAAATTCTAGAGATAATGTAGAATTCATATTATCAAAATTAGAAGAGTCTACAATAAAAGAAGAAGAAAAGGATTTAATAAAGGCTTTAGAATCCTATAGAGATAAGTTTATAGAGTCGATGGATGATGATTTAAATACAGCAGATGCAATTAGTGTAATATTTGAACTAGCCAAATTTATGAATACTAATGTAAATCAAAATTCATCAAAGGAATTTGCTCAGAAAAATCTAGATATGTTTAATGAACTTACTGGAGTTCTTAATATAGCAGGTAAATCTGAAGACAATGATGAAGAGCTGAAGACAAAGGTAGAAGAATTGATTGAAGAAAGAACACAAGCTAAAAAAAATAAGGACTTTGAACTTGCTGATCAAATACGAGATAAACTAATTAATATGGGAATCTCTATAGAAGATACAAGACAGGGTGTAAAATGGAAGAGAATATAA
- a CDS encoding cell wall-binding repeat-containing protein, with protein MANRNYKGILVKKAITSVLTLTILSGSIFSVYGEDNKNLKPYFVPGKTNNQTVTSGNLSITNKNEKGTELRNYIKRATTGTYTSASTSYDPRPLNYMTSVKNQQNLGICWAFAGISAFETYLLKNNMGYNDFSEEHMRWWAKGGIYNWDISDEEGSYNDTAVGYFTSWSGPKMEKDIPYNGTVKDTEGATKPTNFDSAPLSPYKVTDVMKVSNNATSIKNAILKYGSVTSGYMHSEKYIGTDRKSIYSGESDGQNHAIDIVGWNNNYPRFNFDGYNRMPNSNGAWLVKSSWGSEEGENGYYWISYEDTNIMSSDDNFAIMNARDSKNQKIYQHEYSLLATIFSNDGQIMGANKFKFGNNEILKSVMFYTDTVGAKYELYFVPSPNGVPSNTQKTFLKSGIVDHSGYTTIDINDYKLPSGYGSIAVKISNSSGRLPSLGAEDALNNSSLFVPKASLGESYTYENGYFVDLNTIKEFKPTNLSIKAITDKANLSTNTKLLSGNTRFETAIEIAKEAFPKGSDNVILVNSSAIADALTATSLAKLKDAPILLTGSTSLNSNTYQEIKNLNAKNITIIGGESSVSKSIEDELRKTYKVDRLAGNSRIETSEKIADQVRSMSGDITKVSVVNGYNGLPDAISFSPISGEKNIPILLTSKNGTFSLPSFIDKSKLVESYVLGGTSNVPIDVDRQLAGVTRLSGDTRNDTNAKIIEKFYPMAQLDNVFVAKDGYPNLDSLVDGLAVGVYAAKTKSPLVISHGSLSSEQVRVLKSKTFKNIIQVGSGEHSQSVTEILNMN; from the coding sequence ATGGCAAATAGAAATTATAAAGGAATTCTAGTAAAAAAAGCAATAACATCTGTATTAACATTAACAATATTATCAGGTAGTATTTTTAGTGTATATGGTGAAGATAATAAAAATTTAAAACCTTACTTTGTACCTGGAAAGACTAATAATCAAACAGTTACTAGTGGTAATTTAAGTATTACAAATAAAAATGAAAAGGGAACGGAACTTAGAAATTATATAAAAAGAGCTACTACTGGGACTTATACATCAGCGTCAACATCATATGATCCAAGGCCTCTAAACTATATGACTTCCGTAAAAAATCAGCAAAATTTAGGTATATGTTGGGCATTTGCAGGAATATCTGCATTTGAGACATATTTATTAAAAAATAATATGGGATATAATGATTTTAGTGAAGAACATATGAGATGGTGGGCTAAAGGTGGTATATATAACTGGGATATTTCAGATGAAGAAGGGTCTTATAATGATACAGCAGTAGGATATTTTACTTCATGGTCAGGTCCAAAAATGGAAAAAGATATACCATATAATGGAACTGTAAAAGATACAGAAGGAGCAACAAAACCAACTAATTTTGATAGTGCACCTTTGTCTCCATACAAGGTTACTGATGTAATGAAGGTATCTAATAATGCCACTTCTATAAAAAATGCTATATTAAAATATGGTTCGGTGACGTCAGGATATATGCACAGTGAGAAGTACATAGGTACAGATAGAAAATCAATTTACTCAGGGGAATCTGATGGTCAAAATCACGCAATAGATATAGTAGGATGGAATAACAATTATCCACGTTTTAACTTTGATGGATATAATCGTATGCCTAATAGTAATGGAGCATGGCTTGTAAAAAGTAGCTGGGGATCTGAAGAAGGAGAAAATGGATATTATTGGATTTCATACGAAGATACCAACATAATGTCTTCTGATGATAATTTTGCAATAATGAATGCTAGGGATTCTAAAAATCAAAAAATATATCAGCATGAATACTCATTATTAGCAACTATTTTTTCAAATGATGGGCAAATAATGGGAGCTAATAAATTTAAATTTGGAAATAATGAAATATTAAAGAGCGTTATGTTTTATACTGATACTGTAGGCGCAAAATATGAGTTATACTTTGTGCCATCTCCAAATGGAGTTCCAAGTAATACACAGAAAACTTTTCTAAAATCAGGTATAGTAGATCATTCAGGCTATACTACAATAGATATAAATGACTATAAATTGCCAAGTGGATATGGTTCTATTGCTGTTAAGATTAGTAATAGCTCTGGAAGATTGCCATCTTTAGGGGCAGAGGATGCTTTAAATAATAGTTCCTTATTTGTGCCAAAAGCATCTTTAGGAGAAAGTTATACATATGAAAATGGGTATTTTGTGGATCTTAATACAATAAAAGAATTTAAACCTACTAATCTGTCGATAAAGGCTATTACAGATAAAGCGAATTTGAGTACAAATACTAAATTATTATCAGGAAATACTAGATTCGAAACTGCTATAGAAATAGCAAAAGAAGCATTTCCTAAAGGAAGTGATAATGTAATACTAGTTAATTCGTCTGCAATAGCGGATGCACTTACAGCTACATCTCTTGCAAAGTTAAAGGATGCTCCTATATTGCTTACAGGTAGCACAAGTTTAAATTCAAATACATATCAAGAAATTAAAAATTTAAATGCAAAAAATATAACTATAATTGGTGGAGAATCTTCTGTTTCAAAATCGATTGAAGATGAATTGAGAAAAACTTACAAGGTGGATAGATTAGCAGGAAACTCAAGAATTGAAACTAGCGAAAAAATAGCAGATCAAGTGAGAAGTATGAGTGGGGATATAACAAAGGTATCTGTAGTGAATGGATACAATGGACTACCAGATGCAATAAGTTTTTCTCCAATATCTGGAGAAAAAAATATACCAATTTTACTTACTAGCAAAAATGGAACATTTAGTTTACCTAGCTTTATTGATAAATCAAAGTTAGTTGAATCGTATGTGCTAGGAGGAACTTCTAATGTTCCTATAGATGTAGATAGGCAATTAGCTGGAGTTACTAGATTGAGCGGAGATACTAGAAATGACACAAATGCTAAAATTATTGAGAAATTCTATCCTATGGCTCAATTAGATAATGTTTTTGTCGCAAAGGATGGCTATCCAAATTTAGATTCATTAGTAGATGGATTAGCGGTAGGAGTATACGCTGCGAAAACAAAATCACCTTTAGTTATAAGTCATGGAAGCCTAAGTTCTGAACAAGTAAGAGTGTTAAAATCAAAAACTTTTAAGAATATAATTCAAGTTGGATCAGGAGAACACAGTCAATCTGTAACAGAGATTTTAAATATGAACTAA
- a CDS encoding TIGR03943 family putative permease subunit gives MFKRINLEMLIQGLIELSLAIAILFAIESKKINSFVHPKFNGLLLISSIFLIFLSYMSFKSMEKAKHINNIATYFVLAIPLICTFYINDNAFKFSQNIENTSIKISTKNNNKNVDIQKTNKKLYVAKDGKDYIDVNDDMYVKWYYETVFNLEPYKDVEFKFLVRVFKDSSQNEKFIVLGRLGMVCCMADLQPCGFIYKDSGFEKLQNNQWYLVKGKIKDNHDITYNLETLPIMYDVEFERVKKPKDEYVYLR, from the coding sequence ATGTTTAAAAGAATCAATTTAGAAATGCTAATACAAGGATTAATAGAACTATCACTTGCTATTGCAATTTTATTTGCAATAGAGAGTAAAAAAATCAACAGTTTTGTACATCCCAAATTTAATGGTTTATTATTAATAAGTTCTATATTTTTAATATTTTTATCATATATGTCATTTAAAAGTATGGAAAAAGCAAAACATATAAATAATATAGCTACTTACTTTGTGCTAGCAATACCATTAATCTGTACTTTTTATATAAATGATAATGCATTTAAATTTAGTCAAAATATAGAAAATACATCTATAAAAATAAGCACAAAAAACAATAATAAAAATGTAGATATTCAAAAGACAAACAAAAAGCTATATGTTGCTAAAGATGGAAAAGACTATATTGATGTTAATGATGACATGTATGTCAAATGGTATTATGAGACGGTATTTAACCTTGAACCATATAAGGATGTAGAATTTAAATTTTTGGTAAGAGTATTTAAAGATTCTAGTCAAAATGAAAAGTTTATTGTTTTGGGTAGGTTAGGAATGGTGTGTTGTATGGCAGATTTACAGCCATGTGGTTTTATATATAAAGATTCAGGATTTGAAAAATTACAAAATAATCAATGGTATTTGGTAAAGGGAAAAATAAAAGATAATCATGATATAACTTATAATTTAGAGACCTTACCTATTATGTATGATGTAGAATTTGAAAGGGTTAAAAAACCAAAAGATGAGTATGTATATTTAAGATAA
- a CDS encoding permease has product MTKYIDIIVGFFESGKTSFINSMLLNEVDIEREKVLIIKCEEGFEEYLFKDKINVININNKRQLEDDIINKKLNDINPDYVIIEYNGVWEISDLLKRRLAKGYEIRNIINTIDYNSFENYIKNMENIILDKVHNSDYIIITKFDEDNVENRKELELIKAKLKSINKSSKIYLKSEFDEHDRNLIINNNISLSDKQIIKFALGFIFINFFVMFCQVFFNEFYNNKVERILAIFLSILIQILPFLILGVIISSLIQMLIPKEKFDKIFEKTSVKSMLFAMFAGLFFPVCDCTMVPIASSIVKKGYSIPVAITFLLAAPAINPIVILSTYYAFPNQPMFVFYRIGFGICIAVFAGIITILLARDKEEVVKDYINKYTLTESSISYNYRSDVGKLEAISLHTKNELYKIGFYVVIGAFISASIQVFVPKYVFISLNQINYLSVLSMIFAAFFISVCSNSNAFVARSFYNLMPSNAILAFLVMGPMLDITNVSLMLATFNKKFIFKMILFLTIVSLVIFSSVGGGILNV; this is encoded by the coding sequence ATGACAAAGTATATTGATATAATTGTTGGTTTTTTTGAATCTGGAAAGACATCTTTTATTAACTCTATGTTGTTAAATGAAGTGGATATAGAAAGAGAAAAAGTATTAATAATAAAGTGTGAAGAGGGATTTGAGGAATATCTGTTTAAAGATAAAATAAATGTTATAAATATAAATAATAAAAGACAATTAGAAGATGACATTATCAATAAAAAATTAAATGATATCAATCCAGATTATGTAATTATAGAATATAATGGTGTATGGGAGATATCAGATTTATTAAAAAGAAGATTAGCTAAAGGGTATGAAATAAGAAATATAATAAATACAATTGATTATAATAGTTTTGAAAATTATATAAAAAATATGGAAAATATTATTTTGGATAAAGTTCATAATAGTGACTATATAATAATCACAAAATTTGATGAAGATAATGTTGAAAATAGAAAAGAATTAGAATTAATTAAAGCAAAATTAAAATCTATAAACAAATCATCTAAAATTTATTTAAAGAGTGAATTTGATGAACATGATAGAAACTTAATAATAAATAATAATATTAGTCTATCTGATAAGCAAATAATAAAATTTGCTTTGGGATTTATATTTATTAACTTTTTTGTTATGTTTTGTCAGGTATTTTTTAATGAATTTTATAATAACAAAGTGGAAAGGATATTAGCTATATTTTTGAGTATATTAATTCAAATATTACCATTTTTAATACTAGGAGTAATAATATCAAGTTTAATACAGATGCTGATACCGAAAGAGAAATTTGATAAAATATTTGAAAAAACCAGTGTAAAATCTATGTTATTTGCTATGTTTGCAGGATTATTTTTCCCTGTTTGTGATTGCACAATGGTGCCTATAGCTAGTTCTATAGTTAAAAAGGGATATTCAATCCCCGTTGCTATAACTTTTCTATTAGCAGCTCCAGCAATCAACCCAATAGTAATATTATCAACATATTATGCATTTCCTAACCAACCGATGTTTGTATTTTATAGAATTGGTTTCGGTATTTGTATAGCTGTATTTGCAGGGATAATTACTATATTGCTTGCAAGAGATAAAGAAGAAGTGGTAAAAGACTATATAAACAAGTATACGTTAACTGAATCAAGCATTAGTTACAATTATAGGAGTGATGTAGGAAAATTAGAAGCAATAAGCCTTCACACAAAAAATGAATTATATAAAATAGGATTCTATGTGGTAATAGGTGCATTTATATCTGCATCCATACAGGTTTTTGTCCCCAAATATGTATTTATAAGTTTAAATCAAATTAATTATTTATCTGTTTTGAGCATGATATTTGCTGCATTTTTTATATCTGTATGTAGCAATTCTAATGCTTTTGTGGCTAGAAGTTTTTATAATTTAATGCCAAGTAATGCTATATTGGCTTTTTTAGTAATGGGACCTATGTTAGATATTACAAATGTATCCTTGATGTTAGCTACATTCAATAAAAAGTTCATATTTAAAATGATATTATTTCTGACTATAGTATCGTTAGTTATATTTTCTTCAGTCGGAGGTGGTATACTGAATGTTTAA
- a CDS encoding GTP-binding protein, giving the protein MTKTKINIISGFLGAGKTSFIKKIIDESKDFNKIAIIENEFGEVSIDGPILEAIGVNVKEINAGCICCSVAGNFSKSLLDIKKNYAPENILVEPSGIAKLSDIKDICMEKKDLFEFGIIVTVVDISKFDMYLKNFGEFYENQIKNSNTIVFSRYQKAIEKKLDIDKILEKIRIINPKLNIVNSEWDNFEISSILPCNKLSMFSPNIHTHYHEPGESCSCHENHDLNSDFESITLNTDLEMDENKLENIFNEIENSSDLGNLLRSKGSFKSNNKSLSYDYNSGELEFRFTDKKTEHYVILIGENLNEEKLSSMFI; this is encoded by the coding sequence ATGACTAAAACAAAAATCAACATAATATCAGGTTTTTTAGGCGCTGGTAAAACTAGCTTTATAAAAAAAATTATCGACGAATCTAAAGATTTTAATAAAATAGCTATTATAGAAAATGAATTTGGTGAGGTAAGCATTGATGGACCTATACTTGAAGCTATTGGTGTAAATGTAAAAGAGATAAACGCTGGTTGTATATGTTGCTCTGTAGCAGGAAATTTTTCAAAAAGTCTTTTGGACATTAAAAAGAATTACGCACCAGAAAATATTCTTGTAGAACCCTCTGGTATTGCTAAATTATCAGATATTAAAGATATTTGTATGGAAAAAAAAGATCTGTTTGAATTTGGTATAATAGTTACAGTAGTAGATATTAGCAAATTTGATATGTATTTAAAAAATTTTGGCGAATTTTATGAAAATCAAATAAAAAACTCAAATACTATTGTTTTCAGTCGTTATCAAAAAGCTATTGAAAAAAAATTAGATATAGATAAAATTCTTGAAAAAATAAGAATTATAAACCCTAAATTAAATATTGTAAATAGTGAGTGGGATAACTTTGAGATTTCTTCCATACTTCCATGCAATAAATTGAGTATGTTTTCTCCTAATATACACACTCATTACCATGAACCTGGAGAGTCTTGCTCTTGCCATGAAAATCATGATCTTAATAGCGATTTTGAAAGTATAACACTAAATACAGATTTAGAAATGGATGAAAATAAACTCGAAAACATATTTAATGAAATAGAGAACTCTAGCGATTTAGGTAATTTATTAAGATCCAAGGGAAGTTTTAAATCTAATAATAAATCCCTAAGTTATGACTATAATTCTGGCGAACTAGAATTTAGATTTACAGACAAGAAAACAGAACACTATGTTATACTCATTGGTGAAAATTTAAATGAAGAAAAATTATCATCGATGTTTATATAA
- a CDS encoding metal ABC transporter permease, producing the protein MLEYEFMRKAFLVGILLAAIIPCIGVTIVLKRLSMLGDALSHTSLAGVAGGLLLGINPVLGAVIITVFAGFGIDFIRKKFPKYSEISIAIIMSAGVGLAGVLSGFTSNSAGFTSFLFGSIVAITDFELYLVIALSIIVMLVFILLYKELMHIAFDENGARLSGVPVRAVNFVFTILTALTVSIASRTVGALIVSSIMVIPVACAMRFTKSYKLTVIISIILAIIFTIVGLSLSYYFGLKPGGTIVLLGVLTLILSMIVKR; encoded by the coding sequence ATGTTAGAGTATGAATTTATGAGAAAAGCCTTCTTGGTTGGAATATTACTGGCGGCTATTATTCCTTGTATTGGTGTTACAATTGTATTAAAGAGACTATCAATGCTTGGTGATGCACTTTCCCATACATCTTTGGCGGGTGTAGCAGGAGGTTTATTATTAGGAATAAATCCAGTTTTGGGAGCCGTAATAATAACAGTTTTTGCTGGTTTTGGAATAGACTTTATTAGAAAAAAGTTTCCAAAGTACTCAGAAATTTCTATAGCTATAATAATGTCTGCCGGTGTAGGTCTAGCAGGTGTGCTATCTGGATTTACTTCAAATTCAGCTGGATTTACAAGTTTTTTATTTGGTAGTATAGTTGCTATTACAGATTTTGAACTTTACTTAGTAATAGCATTATCTATAATAGTTATGCTTGTTTTTATATTATTGTACAAGGAATTGATGCATATTGCCTTTGACGAAAATGGAGCAAGGTTGTCTGGGGTTCCTGTAAGAGCAGTAAATTTTGTATTTACCATACTTACAGCTTTGACAGTATCAATAGCATCTAGGACTGTAGGTGCACTAATTGTATCATCAATAATGGTAATACCAGTGGCATGTGCTATGAGATTTACAAAAAGTTATAAACTAACGGTAATAATATCAATAATATTAGCTATAATATTTACAATAGTAGGTTTAAGTTTATCATATTATTTTGGCTTAAAACCAGGAGGAACAATTGTACTCCTAGGAGTGCTTACACTAATACTATCTATGATAGTAAAAAGATAA
- a CDS encoding metal ABC transporter ATP-binding protein, producing MKKLIEIKNMYFKYDKEYVIENLDLDIYSGDYLGIIGSNGSGKSTLIKLMLGILKPSKGEILLYGKNPAIGKFTSNIGYVSQVGLSTGIDFPATVREIVMMNLYREIGLFKFSKVKHKEMVKKALQTVDMLDYEKSKFSDLSGGQQQRVMIAKAIVNNPELLILDEPTTGIDHKSVESLYSLLDNLHKNKNISIVMISHDIKKIKSHATKILELDDFSEEVIGC from the coding sequence ATGAAAAAACTTATAGAAATTAAAAATATGTATTTTAAATATGATAAAGAGTATGTAATAGAAAATTTAGATTTGGATATATATAGTGGAGATTATTTAGGAATAATAGGATCAAATGGTAGTGGAAAAAGTACTCTCATTAAACTTATGTTGGGAATATTAAAACCAAGCAAAGGGGAAATTTTGTTGTATGGAAAAAATCCTGCAATAGGAAAATTTACCTCTAATATAGGATATGTATCCCAGGTCGGATTATCTACAGGTATTGATTTTCCTGCTACGGTTAGAGAAATTGTTATGATGAATCTATACAGAGAAATTGGTTTATTTAAATTTTCAAAAGTAAAACATAAAGAAATGGTAAAAAAAGCTCTTCAAACAGTGGATATGCTTGACTATGAAAAAAGTAAGTTTTCGGATTTATCAGGTGGTCAACAACAAAGAGTTATGATTGCAAAGGCTATAGTAAACAATCCAGAATTGTTGATATTAGATGAACCTACTACTGGTATTGATCATAAGTCGGTAGAATCACTATACTCTTTACTCGACAATCTTCACAAAAATAAGAATATTAGTATTGTTATGATTTCACATGATATAAAAAAGATTAAAAGTCATGCAACAAAGATATTGGAATTAGATGATTTTTCTGAGGAGGTTATAGGATGTTAG